The following proteins are encoded in a genomic region of Arachis ipaensis cultivar K30076 chromosome B02, Araip1.1, whole genome shotgun sequence:
- the LOC107626636 gene encoding nuclear pore complex protein NUP62-like, which translates to MKINIIYDILRSFCHLELAAVAAPKLPCEITEKTVEEIIKEWNTELQERTGKFRKQANAIAEWDRRILQNRDVLLRLEIEVAKVVETQSNMERQLELIETHQQEVDKALQSMEEDEAASTRDAMYEQSELIERELEQMTEQIKFMIQSLNSNQGGELDALDGMTPLDAVVRILNNQLTSLMWIDEKKLANQGSASDRELTGPRIWMS; encoded by the exons ttaTATATGATATCTTACGTTCTTTTTGTCACCTAGAACTTGCTGCTGTTGCCGCTCCCAAATTGCCATGTGAAATTACAGAGAAGACTGTGGAAGAG ATTATCAAAGAGTGGAATACTGAGTTGCAAGAGCGTACTGGAAAATTTAGGAAACAGGCTAATGCTATAGCTGAGTGGGATCGCAGAATTTTGCAGAATCGTGATGTTCTATTGAGGCTTGAG aTCGAGGTGGCAAAAGTAGTTGAGACACAGTCAAACATGGAGCGGCAATTGGAGTTAATTGAGACTCATCAACAGGAG GTTGACAAGGCTTTACAAAGCATGGAGGAAGATGAAGCTGCTTCTACAAGAGATGCAAT GTATGAGCAGTCTGAACTGATAGAAAGGGAACTAGAGCAGATGACAGAACAGATCAAATTCATGATCCAATCTCTTAACTCAAACCAG GGTGGAGAGCTTGATGCACTTGATGGAATGACTCCATTAGATGCAGTAGTTCGAATCCTAAACAATCAACTAACCTCTCTGATGTGGATAGATGAAAAG AAGCTTGCTAACCAAGGTTCTGCTTCAGATCGTGAACTGACGGGTCCAAGAATCTGGATGTCCTGA
- the LOC107623274 gene encoding uncharacterized protein LOC107623274 isoform X1 has product MPVDPKEVAKKANSSLYDHVFETVPSQREVEDPISALLNFIEAVSSSSSNRQITSSSDSRIFMSEGYKRLYDAIQLLQTDPSIKRLVVSLSSDKAIWDAVMSHVQHQKLLEMPDSDENKTPQNSEENELAMYLLSWILQLIKGKVWELIENFQSLINDFFHSPKTQHVDPAVLHEKLRSSLHCNPLFHWWLFRFVWIISTYRTSIFCLIHVTPISCT; this is encoded by the exons ATGCCGGTGGATCCGAAAGAAGTTGCCAAAAAAGCCAACAGTAGTCTCTATGATCACGTCTTTGAAACGGTTCCATCTCAACGGGAAGTTGAGGATCCCATATCAGCTCTTCTAAA TTTTATAGAAGCGGTATCATCCTCGAGCTCAAATCGACAAATCACAAGCTCTTCTGATTCGAGGATATTTATGTCTGAGGGATATAAACGATTATATGATGCAATCCAGTTGCTGCAAACTGATCCATCAATTAAG AGATTAGTGGTGTCGCTGTCATCTGATAAAGCTATTTGGGATGCTGTCATGAGCCATGTGCAGCATCAAAAGCTCCTAGAGATGCCTGATTCAG ATGAGAACAAGACACCTCAGAATTCTGAAGAAAATGAGCTCGCCATGTATCTGTTAAGCTGGATACTACAGCTCATAAAAGGAAAAGTCTGGGAATTGATAGAAAACTTCCAGTCACTGATAAATGATTTCTTTCATTCTCCGAAGACGCAACACGTAGATCCGGCAGTGCTGCACGAGAAACTCAGGTCGTCTCTGCATTGCAATCCTCTGTTCCATTGGTGGTTGTTTCGATTTGTTTGGATAATCTCGACATATCGTACATCAATCTTTTGCCTCATTCATGTCACACCTATTTCTTGTACATAA
- the LOC107623274 gene encoding uncharacterized protein LOC107623274 isoform X3: MPVDPKEVAKKANSSLYDHVFETVPSQREVEDPISALLNFIEAVSSSSSNRQITSSSDSRIFMSEGYKRLYDAIQLLQTDPSIKRLVVSLSSDKAIWDAVMSHVQHQKLLEMPDSV; this comes from the exons ATGCCGGTGGATCCGAAAGAAGTTGCCAAAAAAGCCAACAGTAGTCTCTATGATCACGTCTTTGAAACGGTTCCATCTCAACGGGAAGTTGAGGATCCCATATCAGCTCTTCTAAA TTTTATAGAAGCGGTATCATCCTCGAGCTCAAATCGACAAATCACAAGCTCTTCTGATTCGAGGATATTTATGTCTGAGGGATATAAACGATTATATGATGCAATCCAGTTGCTGCAAACTGATCCATCAATTAAG AGATTAGTGGTGTCGCTGTCATCTGATAAAGCTATTTGGGATGCTGTCATGAGCCATGTGCAGCATCAAAAGCTCCTAGAGATGCCTGATTCAG TTTGA
- the LOC107623274 gene encoding uncharacterized protein LOC107623274 isoform X2, with product MPVDPKEVAKKANSSLYDHVFETVPSQREVEDPISALLNFIEAVSSSSSNRQITSSSDSRIFMSEGYKRLYDAIQLLQTDPSIKRLVVSLSSDKAIWDAVMSHVQHQKLLEMPDSGTDFTV from the exons ATGCCGGTGGATCCGAAAGAAGTTGCCAAAAAAGCCAACAGTAGTCTCTATGATCACGTCTTTGAAACGGTTCCATCTCAACGGGAAGTTGAGGATCCCATATCAGCTCTTCTAAA TTTTATAGAAGCGGTATCATCCTCGAGCTCAAATCGACAAATCACAAGCTCTTCTGATTCGAGGATATTTATGTCTGAGGGATATAAACGATTATATGATGCAATCCAGTTGCTGCAAACTGATCCATCAATTAAG AGATTAGTGGTGTCGCTGTCATCTGATAAAGCTATTTGGGATGCTGTCATGAGCCATGTGCAGCATCAAAAGCTCCTAGAGATGCCTGATTCAG GGACTGATTTCACAGTTTGA